A genomic stretch from Natronomonas gomsonensis includes:
- a CDS encoding DUF7122 family protein translates to MTSENDSSRKNDGQVFNRLPATAAERDDEGRATRKEVVEWWVDRFGLDPETFENYTFWEKGAGKVWAFASDLESPADVEGLGMTFLRTRQEHWKPTTDAVQRFGREATKNVVVLDADDARAFLRGEDTDPEWDGDWGYLIAAHDIAGGVEPIGVGLYLYDELRSQMPKGRQREL, encoded by the coding sequence ATGACCAGCGAGAACGACAGTTCTCGGAAGAACGACGGACAGGTGTTCAACCGCCTGCCGGCGACCGCTGCCGAACGCGACGACGAGGGTCGGGCGACCCGCAAGGAGGTCGTCGAGTGGTGGGTCGACCGGTTCGGCCTCGACCCCGAGACGTTCGAGAACTACACCTTCTGGGAGAAGGGCGCCGGGAAGGTGTGGGCGTTCGCTTCGGACCTCGAATCGCCGGCGGACGTGGAGGGTCTCGGAATGACGTTCCTGCGGACGCGACAGGAACACTGGAAGCCGACGACCGATGCCGTCCAGCGGTTCGGACGCGAGGCGACGAAGAACGTCGTCGTTCTCGACGCAGACGACGCCCGAGCCTTCCTTCGCGGGGAGGACACCGACCCCGAGTGGGACGGCGACTGGGGGTATCTCATCGCCGCCCACGACATCGCGGGAGGCGTCGAACCCATCGGCGTCGGCCTGTACCTGTACGACGAACTGCGCTCGCAGATGCCGAAGGGCCGACAACGAGAGCTGTGA
- a CDS encoding MFS transporter has translation MAVQYRYVALALCTLAFTATMVARLAISPLVPDITADFTVSKGAVGLALSGMWAAYALSQFPSGILADRFGERGVILTAVGITAGASLLLSLSPTFAVFALTVVALGAGAGLHYSVATSFLARHFEQVGRAIGVHVSGGPLAGLATPVAAAAVGARYGWRTAMLLGAAVAVPVFVLFYWQIRRTPPARPDLTMRSRLEVEPLRELLSRPEIRYTTVMAVGGAFCWQATASFLPAFLIEHHGRSVSTASVLFSVYFVVHGATQPILGALSDRVGRDGTAAIAFGTGVVGYGALVAVPEGPTVFAAVPLVGVAMSWGAPVQSRFIDNLAETERAAGFGLVRTVYMLLGALGSVVVGGLAGFTGWTVAFGLLVAILAGEFLLAVGPTVRGQLAPSV, from the coding sequence GTGGCCGTTCAGTACCGATACGTCGCTCTCGCGCTGTGTACGCTCGCGTTCACTGCGACGATGGTCGCACGGCTGGCTATCAGCCCGTTGGTGCCCGACATCACCGCCGATTTCACGGTGTCGAAGGGTGCCGTCGGCCTCGCCCTCTCTGGAATGTGGGCCGCCTACGCCCTCTCGCAGTTTCCGAGCGGCATCCTCGCCGACCGCTTCGGGGAGCGGGGCGTCATCCTCACGGCCGTCGGTATCACTGCCGGGGCGAGCCTCCTGCTGTCGCTGTCGCCGACGTTCGCCGTCTTCGCGTTGACCGTCGTCGCGCTCGGTGCGGGGGCTGGCCTCCACTACAGCGTTGCGACCTCGTTTCTCGCCCGCCACTTCGAACAGGTCGGTCGCGCAATCGGCGTCCACGTCTCCGGCGGGCCGTTGGCCGGCCTCGCGACCCCCGTCGCCGCCGCAGCGGTCGGCGCACGCTACGGGTGGCGGACAGCGATGCTGCTTGGTGCCGCCGTCGCCGTCCCCGTCTTCGTACTGTTTTACTGGCAGATACGGCGGACACCGCCAGCCCGCCCCGACCTCACCATGCGGTCGCGGCTCGAAGTCGAACCCCTTCGCGAGTTGCTCTCGCGGCCGGAGATACGGTACACGACGGTGATGGCCGTCGGCGGCGCCTTCTGCTGGCAGGCGACGGCGTCGTTCCTGCCGGCGTTCCTCATCGAACACCACGGGCGGTCGGTCTCGACCGCCAGTGTCCTGTTTTCGGTGTACTTCGTCGTCCACGGCGCCACTCAGCCGATTTTGGGCGCGCTCTCGGACCGCGTGGGGCGGGACGGCACCGCCGCCATCGCCTTCGGCACCGGCGTCGTCGGCTACGGCGCGCTCGTCGCCGTTCCCGAGGGTCCGACCGTCTTCGCCGCCGTGCCGCTCGTCGGCGTCGCGATGTCGTGGGGCGCACCCGTCCAATCGCGGTTCATCGACAACCTCGCCGAAACCGAACGCGCTGCAGGGTTCGGACTCGTTCGCACGGTCTACATGCTGCTCGGTGCACTCGGGAGCGTCGTCGTCGGTGGCCTCGCCGGTTTTACGGGGTGGACCGTCGCCTTCGGCCTGCTCGTCGCGATTTTGGCCGGCGAGTTCCTGCTCGCAGTCGGGCCGACCGTCCGAGGGCAACTCGCTCCGTCGGTGTGA
- a CDS encoding RsmB/NOP family class I SAM-dependent RNA methyltransferase, giving the protein MDPLARYDSLVDDSAAFHAACERPLPSVVRVNDIKATPDRVRQAFDEAGIGYESVGWHDGLFRLADDVKPGNTWPFVHGWVYGQEEVSAVPALAVDPQPGERVLDCCAAPGSKTTQLAALMDDRGLLVANDNNLGRLSALRSNAERCGVSNLVVTRADARNFSLKPFSGEPFDRTLVDVPCSCEGTVRKNPDAVDDWSLDHIEGIAGVQKAILGRSLEVTREGGTVVYSTCTFAPEENEAVLQYALDEYDCRLLEYDLELEHTPGITEWDGDTYDESMTRAKRIYPHHNDTGGFFCAKLEVGA; this is encoded by the coding sequence ATGGACCCGCTCGCCAGATACGACTCGCTCGTCGACGATTCGGCGGCGTTTCACGCGGCCTGCGAGCGACCGCTGCCGTCGGTCGTCCGCGTCAATGACATCAAGGCGACGCCCGACCGCGTCCGTCAAGCGTTCGATGAAGCGGGCATCGGTTACGAGAGCGTCGGCTGGCACGACGGTCTCTTTCGACTCGCAGACGACGTGAAACCGGGAAACACGTGGCCGTTCGTCCACGGCTGGGTGTACGGCCAAGAGGAGGTGTCGGCGGTGCCGGCGCTTGCGGTCGACCCCCAACCGGGCGAGCGCGTCCTCGATTGCTGTGCGGCGCCGGGGAGCAAGACGACCCAACTCGCGGCGCTGATGGACGACCGTGGCCTGCTCGTCGCCAACGACAACAACCTCGGACGGTTGTCGGCGCTGCGGTCGAACGCCGAGCGCTGTGGCGTCTCGAATCTCGTCGTCACCAGAGCCGACGCCCGGAACTTCTCGCTGAAACCGTTCTCCGGCGAACCGTTCGACCGGACGCTCGTCGACGTGCCCTGCTCGTGTGAGGGGACCGTCCGGAAGAACCCCGACGCCGTCGACGACTGGTCGTTGGACCACATCGAGGGCATCGCGGGCGTCCAGAAGGCCATCCTCGGCCGGTCGCTGGAAGTCACCCGCGAGGGCGGCACCGTCGTCTACTCGACGTGTACGTTCGCCCCCGAGGAGAACGAGGCCGTCCTCCAGTACGCCCTCGATGAGTACGACTGCCGACTCCTCGAGTACGACCTCGAACTCGAACACACCCCGGGTATCACCGAGTGGGACGGCGACACCTACGACGAATCGATGACGAGAGCGAAGCGCATCTACCCACATCACAACGACACGGGCGGGTTCTTCTGTGCGAAACTGGAGGTGGGGGCATGA
- a CDS encoding 2Fe-2S iron-sulfur cluster-binding protein produces MTDYTVEFVGTGEEITVSDKETILKRCIDEGIAQEYSCRVGMCLACSAKIEAGEVTQPAARGLTDEEAEEYALTCMARPLSDLKLDRGKYPPSIEDAAADADGGDAAAADD; encoded by the coding sequence ATGACCGATTACACCGTCGAGTTCGTCGGGACGGGCGAAGAGATTACCGTCTCCGACAAGGAGACCATCCTGAAGCGGTGCATCGACGAAGGCATCGCACAGGAGTACTCCTGCCGTGTCGGGATGTGTCTGGCGTGTTCGGCCAAAATCGAGGCGGGTGAGGTCACCCAACCGGCCGCCCGCGGCCTCACCGACGAGGAAGCCGAGGAGTACGCGCTGACGTGTATGGCACGGCCGCTGTCGGATTTGAAACTCGACCGCGGGAAGTATCCGCCGAGCATCGAGGACGCCGCCGCTGACGCCGACGGCGGGGACGCGGCCGCCGCGGACGACTGA
- a CDS encoding amidase produces MSRYFASAVDIAEGVNSGEYDPVEIVDRFVDRIEERNDVTNAYVNVLADDARERAREVRERVEAGEDLPLAGVPLAMKDLSETKAGVPNTKGLKPLESHVAEETSVTIRRLEEAGAVVVGTTNTPELGHTVRTDNMLQGPTGTPFDPERNAGGSSGGSAAALADGLCALATGSDVGGSLRNPASCCGVVSVKPSHGLVPRGNRTNGYRGHTPVGVLGPMARDVESLAVMLDVMAGQDRIDPFSVPTPDDYRGAVEAAPDASELSIAYSPDLDIFAVDPRVEEAIESTLSDFESAGGTVEEVPLDTPSKGDLTHAYSVAVTTFFATSVAEIDESLGMDLLGDHADEVPVELQTLVSMGESNDISEYTTVDFPRTDLYHAVEGALEEYDALVCPTLATPPLTHGEPMPTEIGGESTSGMPTDWTMAWPFNMTGHPVVNVPADTTEGLPVGMQVVGEPYSEARLLGVAAALEEASPWSYPGV; encoded by the coding sequence ATGAGTCGCTACTTCGCGTCCGCAGTCGACATCGCCGAGGGCGTCAACTCGGGGGAGTACGACCCCGTCGAAATCGTCGACCGCTTCGTGGACCGAATCGAGGAGCGCAACGACGTGACCAACGCCTACGTGAACGTCCTCGCCGATGATGCCCGCGAGCGTGCCCGCGAGGTGCGCGAACGAGTCGAAGCCGGCGAGGACCTCCCGCTTGCCGGCGTCCCGCTGGCGATGAAGGACCTCTCGGAGACGAAAGCCGGCGTGCCGAACACGAAGGGACTGAAACCGCTGGAAAGCCACGTCGCCGAGGAGACGAGCGTCACTATCCGGCGGCTGGAGGAAGCCGGCGCCGTCGTCGTCGGGACGACGAACACGCCCGAACTCGGCCACACCGTCCGGACGGACAACATGCTACAGGGGCCGACGGGGACGCCGTTCGACCCCGAACGCAACGCCGGCGGCTCTTCGGGTGGGTCCGCAGCGGCGCTGGCCGACGGCCTCTGTGCGCTGGCGACCGGCTCGGACGTGGGCGGCTCGCTCCGAAATCCAGCGTCCTGCTGCGGTGTCGTCTCGGTAAAGCCGAGTCACGGCCTCGTCCCGCGCGGCAATCGGACGAACGGCTACCGCGGCCACACCCCAGTCGGCGTGTTGGGACCGATGGCCCGCGACGTCGAAAGCCTCGCCGTGATGCTCGACGTGATGGCCGGACAGGACCGCATCGACCCCTTCAGCGTCCCGACGCCCGACGACTACCGCGGGGCCGTCGAGGCGGCACCCGATGCGTCGGAACTCTCCATCGCCTACTCGCCGGACCTCGATATCTTCGCGGTCGACCCCCGCGTCGAGGAGGCAATCGAGTCGACGCTTTCGGACTTCGAATCGGCCGGGGGAACCGTCGAGGAGGTACCCCTCGATACGCCATCGAAGGGCGACCTCACCCACGCCTACAGCGTCGCCGTGACGACGTTCTTCGCCACCTCGGTCGCCGAAATCGACGAATCGCTGGGGATGGACCTCCTCGGCGACCACGCCGACGAGGTGCCCGTCGAACTCCAGACACTCGTCTCGATGGGCGAAAGCAACGACATCTCCGAGTACACTACGGTCGATTTTCCCCGAACCGACCTGTATCACGCCGTCGAGGGCGCCCTAGAGGAATACGACGCCCTCGTCTGTCCGACGCTTGCGACGCCGCCGCTGACCCACGGCGAACCGATGCCGACAGAAATCGGCGGCGAGTCCACGAGCGGCATGCCCACCGACTGGACGATGGCGTGGCCGTTCAACATGACCGGCCACCCGGTCGTGAACGTCCCCGCAGACACCACGGAGGGACTCCCCGTCGGTATGCAGGTGGTCGGCGAACCCTACTCGGAGGCACGGCTCCTCGGCGTCGCTGCGGCCCTCGAAGAAGCGAGTCCGTGGAGTTATCCGGGCGTCTGA
- a CDS encoding geranylgeranyl reductase family protein, which translates to MPPETYDIAVVGGGTAGCFAAAAAARDGLDVALLERKSASDGGHIACGDAIKGTSTFPDVIDLEYLREESFTNENIQRARFENPKTDENLDIGFGDSSGAVVDRKRYGEVLLEEADRAGADVHYDTVVQDVVQNGAVTGVTATTRGSVREFDADIVVDAAGSLSLLQDRASFEGTTFDTNVNYQQFCSAYREIVEVPEPVEWHDAIVFKPASELGYLWYFPRTPTEINVGLGFQMNKSPMKLVKELKRDLRNRPEFEGATVKDKLGAALPTRRPYDSAVAPGYIAVGDAAGHVNPCTGGGIPGAAKAGVWAAEVAAEAIADGTTDETALWEYNRRVQTDFGKRFAAMDLYNIWGGTHDVDELVDIVSAMPGQQLVDALGAEGTTSMSWPLKIRTALETFGHWRTLFRVKKLNDLAGELKTIYDDYPATPDGFADWQSRRDDLMETVYEVTGADPKY; encoded by the coding sequence ATGCCTCCAGAAACGTACGACATCGCCGTCGTGGGGGGCGGAACGGCCGGCTGTTTCGCCGCCGCGGCCGCCGCCCGGGACGGACTCGATGTCGCCCTCCTCGAACGCAAATCCGCGTCCGACGGCGGCCATATCGCCTGTGGCGACGCCATCAAGGGGACCAGTACGTTCCCCGACGTCATCGACCTCGAGTACCTCCGCGAGGAGTCGTTCACAAACGAGAACATCCAGCGCGCTCGCTTCGAGAACCCGAAAACCGACGAGAACCTCGACATCGGATTCGGGGATTCGAGCGGCGCCGTCGTCGACCGGAAGCGCTACGGAGAGGTGCTGCTGGAAGAGGCCGACCGCGCCGGCGCGGACGTCCACTACGACACCGTCGTCCAAGATGTCGTCCAGAACGGCGCCGTCACGGGCGTGACCGCGACGACTCGCGGGTCGGTCCGGGAGTTCGACGCCGACATCGTCGTCGACGCCGCCGGGTCCCTGTCGCTGCTACAGGACCGCGCGAGCTTCGAGGGGACGACGTTCGACACCAACGTCAACTACCAGCAGTTCTGTTCGGCCTACCGCGAAATCGTCGAGGTGCCCGAACCCGTCGAGTGGCACGACGCCATCGTGTTCAAGCCGGCGTCGGAACTCGGCTACCTCTGGTACTTCCCGCGGACCCCCACCGAAATCAACGTCGGGTTAGGCTTTCAGATGAACAAGTCCCCGATGAAGCTCGTCAAGGAACTGAAACGAGACCTGCGGAACCGCCCGGAGTTCGAGGGCGCGACGGTGAAGGACAAACTCGGCGCCGCCCTCCCCACCCGTCGCCCCTACGACTCGGCGGTTGCGCCGGGCTACATCGCCGTCGGCGACGCGGCCGGCCACGTCAACCCCTGTACCGGCGGCGGCATCCCCGGGGCGGCGAAGGCCGGCGTGTGGGCCGCCGAAGTCGCCGCCGAAGCCATCGCCGACGGAACCACCGACGAGACCGCCCTCTGGGAGTACAACCGCCGCGTCCAGACCGATTTCGGCAAGCGCTTCGCCGCGATGGACCTCTACAACATCTGGGGTGGCACCCACGACGTGGACGAACTCGTCGACATCGTCAGCGCGATGCCCGGCCAACAGCTCGTCGACGCCCTCGGGGCGGAGGGCACCACCTCGATGAGTTGGCCGCTCAAAATCCGAACCGCACTCGAGACGTTCGGCCACTGGCGGACGCTGTTCAGGGTAAAGAAACTCAACGACCTCGCGGGAGAATTGAAGACCATCTACGACGACTACCCCGCCACACCAGACGGCTTCGCCGACTGGCAATCACGACGGGACGACCTCATGGAGACGGTCTACGAAGTGACCGGAGCCGACCCCAAATACTGA
- a CDS encoding proteasome assembly chaperone family protein produces the protein MAHVQVEAEDIELDSPTLVEGLPGAGLVGKIAADHLVEEFEMTYYGALHCDGLPKVAVYRGESSDVRPPVRLYADEERDLVVLQSDVPVSPTQSSDFAGCVTGWIDEHDVLPLYLSGLGEEKDGVPEMYGVATGGADDVLDAEGIVPPRENGLVSGPTGALLHRAGEAGIDAVGLIVQTEPQFPDPESARVLLEHGIGPIADIEVETDALLERADEIQEARKQLAERLQEADRDESTQAQSIRGFQ, from the coding sequence ATGGCACACGTTCAGGTCGAAGCCGAAGACATCGAGTTGGATTCGCCAACGCTGGTCGAGGGGCTTCCGGGGGCCGGCCTCGTCGGGAAAATCGCCGCCGACCACCTCGTCGAGGAGTTCGAGATGACCTACTACGGCGCCCTTCACTGTGATGGATTGCCGAAGGTCGCCGTCTACCGCGGCGAGAGTTCCGACGTCCGTCCGCCCGTCCGACTGTACGCCGACGAGGAACGTGACCTCGTCGTCCTCCAGAGCGACGTGCCCGTCTCGCCGACCCAATCCTCGGATTTCGCCGGGTGTGTTACGGGCTGGATAGACGAACACGACGTACTCCCGCTGTATCTCAGCGGCCTCGGCGAGGAGAAAGACGGCGTCCCCGAGATGTACGGCGTCGCCACCGGTGGCGCGGACGACGTACTCGACGCGGAGGGCATCGTCCCACCACGAGAGAACGGCCTCGTCAGCGGGCCGACCGGCGCGTTGCTCCACCGGGCCGGCGAAGCCGGCATCGATGCGGTCGGCCTCATCGTCCAGACGGAACCGCAGTTCCCCGACCCCGAATCCGCCCGCGTCCTCCTGGAACACGGCATCGGTCCAATCGCCGACATCGAGGTCGAAACCGACGCCTTACTGGAGCGCGCCGACGAGATACAGGAGGCCCGCAAACAACTCGCCGAACGACTGCAGGAGGCCGACCGCGACGAGAGCACGCAAGCCCAGTCGATTCGCGGGTTCCAGTAG
- a CDS encoding metallophosphoesterase family protein: MTRFLLSDTHFDDEEVLSYTGRPFASVAEMNRTLVENWNRVVESDDEVLFVGDFAEPSEPTTVRRWLGRLNGDITFVAGDHDSGVRRGYAVTTQSAVEFETGGHRFYCVHDPEAAPADHEGWVVHGHHHDIRPETYPFVDPTSRRVNVSVELLGYEPIAVSELVGYLDSGERLERRPSDGRCG, encoded by the coding sequence GTGACCCGATTTCTCCTCTCGGACACGCACTTCGACGACGAGGAGGTGCTGTCCTACACCGGCCGCCCCTTCGCCTCCGTCGCCGAGATGAACCGGACGCTCGTGGAGAACTGGAACCGCGTCGTTGAGTCGGACGACGAGGTGCTATTCGTCGGCGACTTCGCGGAACCGTCGGAACCGACGACGGTCCGTCGGTGGCTCGGCCGCCTGAACGGCGACATCACGTTCGTCGCCGGCGACCACGATTCGGGCGTCCGCCGCGGCTACGCCGTCACCACACAGTCGGCCGTCGAGTTCGAGACCGGCGGCCATCGCTTCTACTGCGTTCACGACCCCGAGGCGGCCCCGGCCGACCACGAGGGGTGGGTCGTCCACGGCCACCACCACGACATCCGCCCCGAAACGTACCCCTTCGTCGACCCGACGTCCCGGCGCGTGAACGTCTCCGTCGAACTCCTCGGATACGAACCGATTGCTGTCTCGGAGTTAGTTGGCTATCTCGATTCGGGCGAGCGGTTGGAGCGTCGGCCGTCCGACGGCCGGTGTGGCTGA